TCCGAACTCCGAACTCCGAACTCCGAACTCCGAACTCCGAACTCCGAACTCCGAACTCCGAACTCCGAACTCCGAACTCCGAACTCCGAACTCCGAACTCCGAACTCCGAACTCCGAACCCCGAACCCTTTCCCCTTCTCCCTCTTCTCGCCGTGGTCGCCGTGGCCCGCCGTGTTCGCCGTGTGAACTCCGTCGTTGTGCCCGCCAGCTCGCCGTGTTCCGCCGTGCCCGCCGTGTGAGTCAGCCGGAGGACGCCCATCGCTCCCAGTCCTCGGGGGTATCCAGGTCGAAGGCGCCTTCCGGCCAGTCAATGATTCTCACCTGCGGGCCCGCTTCCTTCAGGATCCGGCGCGCACCTTCTTCTCCGCGCAAACCCCCCAGGGCCGGGAACCATGCCCGGCCGAAGAGGGTAGGCGGGCCGAGCACACCCGCGTACCGGCACGCCACCACGGCATCGGGTTCGCCGTCAAACCTGCCGATCATCTCGGTAATCAAGCCGGCGCGGAGCGCCGGTTGATCCGCGAGCACGATCAAGGCGCCGTTGGTACCCGGGGCGAGTTGCCGGAAGCCGGCCGCGATGGAGCTTCCGAGGCCGGCAGCCCACCCGGCGTGCTCGATGATTTCCACCCGCGTATTGATGGGTAGACAGGCGCGGTATTCCCGGGCAAATGCACCGATGACGACCAGCAGGCGTTCGACCGGAGCCGAAAGAAGCTCGTCGACCTGCCGGCGCAACAGCGGTTCCCGATCCAGTTGCGCGAGCAGTTTCGGCCCACCGAATCGGGCCGATTGGCCGGCCGCCAGTAAAATGGCTTCAACGCCAGCCACGGCTCGACTTTGGCTCTTCCGCCGGATGTATGGCCGATGGACGGTGTTTCAGGAAGCCGGCTCCACGCCCAGCCAGGACTGATTGCGCCTCAGCCACGATCGCCAGGGCGATCTCCTCCGGCGCTTCCGCGCCGATGTCCAGTCCGGCCGGACAATGAACGTGGCGCAGTTCCTCCGGGTCAACCCCGTCATCCAGCAGTTCATGAAACAACCGTTCACGGCGCTGTTTTCCGCCGACCAGGGCCAGGTAACCGTACCCGCGGCTCGATGCCCGCGAACGTTCCAACGCCGTCTTCAATGCCACCAGGTCCGCACCCAGCCGGTGCGACATCACCACGCAGCCGGCTTGCGGATCACCGGCCGGCAGCGACGCCGGGTCGGTCATTACGACGACTTCCCAGTGAAGAAAACCGGCCAGCCGAACCAAGGGTTGCAAATCGGGTCTGTCCCCCACCAGCACCAACCGGACCGGCGGCAACAACACCTGGGCAAAGCCGCTGGCTTCCATGCTGACGGGCGCCGAACTGATCTCGGTACGCAGCCCGGCGTCGGGCCCGTCCAGCCCTCGCATGACCGTCAGCAGCGGTTTGCGCTCACGACGGCACTCCTGCAGACGCTCGACGAGCGAGCTGGGCTTAACCACGCGTTCCAGCACCACCTCGATTTGCCCGTCGCAGCCGAAAAGTGACCGCAGGTCAAATTTCAGCCGTTCGCTTTGCCCGGTCTGCAGTACCGCGATTCCGCGGTTCGCCACCTCCCCTTCGATGCAGCCCGGGCTGAGCGAACCGGCCGTCCCGCCGGAATCGTTCACCAGGATGCGCGCTCCCGCCTGGCGATAGCTGGATCCGCTGATCCGAACCAGGGTTGCCAGGCAAAAAGGACCCGGCCCGGCCTCGTACAAAGCCAGGATCGAATCCAGTTCAGTCCAACTCATCGGGGCGCAGGCTTTTTCCAGGGTTGAGGCACCCGGCGAGATCAGATCGAACTGATCTGCGGGGCGCCACGTTCTCCCAACAACAATTTTTCGGGTGTGATCGGGAATTCACGCACCCTCTTTCCGGTCGCATTATAAACGGCGTTCGCGATCGCCGCCGGGAGGCCGGCGATGCCGATCTCACCCACGCCGCGCGCGCCGACGGGGCTGAAGATCAGGTCCGGTTTATCGACGAAAGTCACGTCGATGTACGGTACGTCGGCATTTGTCGCCACGAGGTATTCCGAGATGTTGGCGTTGGAAAAACGCCCGCTGGCCGGTTCCAGCAACGATTGTTCGAGCAAAGCAAGCCCGATCCCGAACACCACGCCCCCGATCACCTGGCTTCGCGCGGTTTTGGCGTTTATCACCGTACCGATGTCCATGACGGTCGTCACCCGTTGGACCCTGACTTCCGCCGTGTAACGGTTTACCTTCACTTCACAAAACTGCGCGCCGAACGAGTGGTAAACGTACTTATCCTCGTTTGAAAGCCCGTCGGCCCTCTCAACGGCTTCGACCGCACCGCGATCCACCGCGTTCAACACGTCGGCAAACGACACGCGGCGATTGTCCGCCGACAGGTAGCCGGCATCGTAACTTACCTTTTCGGGCGGCACGCCGTGCAGGGGTGACCTCGCGTTCGAAACCGCCAACCGGATCACCTTCTGGACGGCTGACTCCGCCGCCTTGCGGACCGCGGTGCCTACGCTGGCAACCGTCTGGGACCCTCCCGAAACCGGGGCCGGCGGAAAGATGGAGTCGCCCAGCGCCGGCCTGACCCGGTCAACCGGCAGGCCGAGGTATTCGGCTCCCACCATGGCAAGCACGGTCCACGTTCCCGTCCCGAGGTCCTGGGTGGCGGACGAGACTTCCGCCGTGCCGTCGGCCAGCAACCTCACTTTGGCCGAGGCTCCTGACCGGTGGGCTCCATACAAGGCCGAAGCCATTCCCATCCCCCTCAGCCATTCGCCTTCCTGACGCGTCCCCGGCTGGGAACCACGCTGGTTCCAGCCGAATTTATCCGCCCCGATCCGGTAACACTCCGCCAGGTTCTTCGATGACCACGGGACGTTTTTACCCGGGTAAACCTCCGCATAATTTCGCATCCGCAGCTCAACCGGATCCAGGTCCAGCTTTACCGCCAGTTCGTCCATCGCGCATTCCAGCGCAAACATGCCGGGCGCCACGCCGGGCGCGCGCATGAACGTAGGAGGCCCGACGTCAAGCGGCACCAGCTTCTGGCTGACCTGAATGTTAGGAGACTTGTAAAGGAACCGCGAAGTGCGGTGCGCAGCCGCCTCGATAAACACCTTCGAGTTGGAGATCGTGGACTGCACGTCGTGCTTGATCGCCTGCAGCGCGCCGTCCGGCGCGGCGGCCAGTGCGACCTGTTGAACGAGGGCGGGGCGGTGCCCCACCAGGGTGAACATTTGCGCGCGGGTTAACACCGTTTTTACCGGACGTTTTAACTCGCGGGCCGCCGCCGCCGTGAGCGGCGAGTGCATCCACATCGAGCCTTTACAGCCGAAGCCACCGCCCACGAATGGGCAAATCACCCGCACCCGGTTTTCGTCGATCCCGAGCACCGCGGCCACGTTCTGCTGGTGGGAGATGATGCCTTGGGTTGCCTCATAGACTTCCAGGCTGTCCCCCTCCCAGATCGCCGTCGTGGCGTGCGGCTCCATGGGGTTATGATGGTTTATCGGTTCCCGATAGGTAACCTCAACCGAGACGGGCGCTTGCCGGATGACCTCGTCGATGTTCGTCACGCCGGGTGCGAGCACCGTGGCCGTGGCACCCTCTTCGTCGACTGATTTGGGCGCAAAGGCGTGCGGCAAGGCTTCTTCCCACGCCAGAACCGGCTTGGCCTGGTCGTACTGCGTCCGGATCAACGCGGCGGCATCACGCGCCTGTTCGAAGCTGTCGGCGACCACCAACCCGATAATCTGGCCATAATACCTGACGTTCCGATCCTGCAGCGGCGGGTAGTCATCACCGGCGATGGCCCCTTCCGAGCGATCCAGCGGCGCGTAAAGCTTCACGGGCCGGAACGGTGTGAAGACGGCCGCGACGCCCGGCGCTCGCTCAGCCTGGGCCGTGTCCATGGCGCGGATGGAACCTTTCGCCACACTGCTGGTCACCAGATAGCCAAACGCCAGGTTTTCAGGGTGACGATCGCCGGTGTAAAGCGCCGTTCCCGTCACCTTCTGACGGCCATCAACCCGATCCTGAGGTTTCCCGAGTACCTGGTAGTTCATTATACCAAACCTCCTAACTGGCTGAAGGCGCGAATCACCGTCCGCTGCATGAGTTCCACTTTAAAGCCGTTGTCCGAATAACGTTTTGCCCCGTTGGCGGCGAGCGCGGCGGCCGCCTCAAGGCTCGGGCGATCCAGCGTCCGTCCGTTAAGGGCCGCCCCGACGTTTGGCAGGAGCCACGGCCGCGTGCCGACACCGCCGACGGCAACTTCCGCCTTGCGTACCCGGTCTCCATCCATGCTCAACACCACGGCCGCGGACGTGAGCGCAAATTCATAGGACGCGCGGTCCCGAACCTTGACGTAACCGGTTTTGGCACCAACAGGGGGCCGGGGTACGGTCACCTCGGTAATAAGCTCACCGGGCTCCAGCACATTTTCCCGGTCAGGCCGGTCCCCCGGTTCCAGATAAAAGTCGCGCAGCGCCACGGTGCGCGTCCTACCCTGGCCGCGGAGGTGCACCTGGGCATCCAGGGCGACCAACGCAACCGCCAGGTCGCTCGGATTGGTCGCGATGCAACTCGAACTCGTGCCCAGAATCGCGAGCATACGGTTTTCGCCGTTGATCGCCGGGCACCCGCTGCCGGGCACCCGCTTGTTGCACGCCGAATTAGTGTCGCGGAAATAGCTGCACCGGGTTCGCTGCAACAGATTGCCCCCGATCGTCGCCATATTCCGGAGCTGGGGCGAGGCGCTTTGCAACAAGGCCTGCGAGATAGCCTCGTACCCGCTCACGACCGCCGGATGCGCGGCGACGGCGCTCATGGTTTCCAGGGCGCCGATCCTCAAACCATCCGCGTCCTCCCCGACGCCGCGCAGGGGTAACTGGTCAATGGCAATGAGTTCGTCAGGCGTCATCACCTCCAGTTTCATCAAATCCACCAGGGTGGTGCCGCCTGCGAGATAACTGCTCTGCGGGCTTCGTTGCCCCAACTGCTCAAACGAAGTCACCGCCGTGAACCGAAACGGCCGCATATTATGCACCCTCCTTTACTTGCCGGGCAGCCACCTTGATCGCGTCGACGATGTTCGGGTACGCACCGCATCGGCAGAGATTGCCCGACATGAACTCCCGGATCTCGTCGTCTGAACCGGTGTGCCCTTCCTTGATGCAGGCGGCGGCCGACATGATCTGGCCCGGGGTACAGTACCCGCACTGGAAACCGTCGCACGCGATGAAGGCTGCCTGCACCGGGTGCAACTCGTCGCCGTGCGCCAACCCTTCGATCGTCGTTACATCCTTGCCGTTGACCATTGCCGCCAACGTCAGGCAGGAGAGGACCCGCTGGCCGTTCACGTGCACCGTGCACGCCCCGCAGGCGCCATGGTCGCAACCTTTCTTGGTTCCGGTAAGGTGCAGACGATCGCGCAAGGTATCCAGCAGGGTGACGCGCGGGTCGACCAGCCAGTGAACCGGCGAACCGTTCACCCGCAGGCGCAGATCAACCAACTGGTCGGGGACTTCCTTGGTCTGCGGCTGCGGTTGAACCGGGGTCGGCGGATCCGCTTGGGCCTGGCGCGCCAGCGGCAGCGTTACGCCCAGGGTCGCCGAGAGCGCAGCGAGCTGAGTGATAAATTGGCGCCGGGAGGGACCGGGCGTCGCCTCAGTACCGGGCCGATCGGACCCGGAGGACACATCATGTGGCATGACATATATTCGCACGCCGTGGGGAGATGCAACCGGAAGGTCGGGCGTCGGTCACACGGCGGCCGCAGCGAACTGGCGGGCACAACGACTGAGGTTCACACGGCGAACACGGCGAGCCACGGCGAACACGGCGAGAAGAAGAATGCCAAAAATGAGGGCTGCCGGTTGGGCATGCCGGGAATCTACGCCGTCTTTGCCCCGGAGCGGCGGCGAGAGCAATCGGCCCTAAAATTCCAGGCTGATGAATGCCGCCGCTCCGGGGCAAAGACGGCGTACTCCTTGCCAGGTGCCGAATTCAGGGTCGGGTGCCAAGTAACCCTGTCTTCCCGCCGTGGTCGCCGTGGCTCGCCGTGTTCGCCGTGTGAACCTCAGTCGTTGTGCCCGCCAGTTCGCTGCGGCCGCCGTGTGACCGACACCCGGCACTGGACACCGGACACCCGACACTGTCCATTTGTGGCATTGGATGATGAACTACGTTGACCTTTCCGGGCGTGCCAAGTTCTGGATGACGGGATCGGACCGGCTTCGCTATCTCAACGGGCAGTTGACCAATGACCTTAATGCCCTGGTTCTCGGCCAGGCCATGTACGCTTTCGCTCTCACGGCGAAAGGCAAGCTGGCCGGGGATCTCTACCTTCGAGCGGTCAATGACGCCTTCCTGATCGACGCGCCCGCCGAATTGCGCGACTCGCTGCTGGCAAGGCTCGAGCGCTACGTTGTCGCCGACGACGTCGCGATCGAAGACGTTACGGAACAATTCTACCTGTGGCACTTTCTCGAGCCGCTGGCGCCGGCCGAGACTCCGTCCGGCGTCATCCGAAACGAGAGCAGCCGCTTCCGCCGGGCCGGAACGGACCTCTTTTTTGCCGCCGAACCCGCGGTGCCGGCCGGCGTCGAACCCGCCGAACCTTTAGGAGCCGCGGAAGCCGAGACCCTGCGGGTGGAAGCCGCGATGCCGAAATGGGGACACGAACTTGATGAAAACGTGTTGCCTCAGGAGTTGGGGCTCGATGAGCTTGCCATCAGCTATACCAAGGGTTGTTACCTCGGACAGGAAGTCGTTAGCCGTATCAAGAGCGTTGGGCACGTGAACCGCCGGTTGGTGAAGCTGCGGCCGCTTGAGGGTCCGGCGCTGCGGCCGGGTCTGGCCCTGACGGCGGCCGGCCAACCGGCACCGGCGGCGGGCAGTGTGACCAGCGTGGCGCCGCTTCCGGTAGGCGGCCAGGTTTATGCCCTCGGTTTTGCCCGGCGCACCCTCGCCGAGCCCGGAAACCGGCTCGGGGTAGTTGATCCGGCGACTTCCGGCTTGATCGGCACCGTCGAAGTCTGCAGCCTTGGCGTGACTCGAGCAAACCCATGATGCGTGCTTTCGCCTTCGTCATTTTTCTTTGTTTTTCGTCGTTAATTGCCGCGATGGCCGATGAGGTGGCCGTGTTCGACGTGCAATGGGGCCGGAAACGAGATCGCCAGACGCGCAGCTTCGCCTTTGCCTTCTTCGATAAACAGGCGTCCTACACCGTCTATAACTTCAAGCGACTGGTCGCCGGTAACTTCTACGTAAAGACGACCATTCATCGCGTCATCCCGAATTACCTGGTGCAAGGCGGCGATCCCTTGAGCAAAGGCAAGGACCGGTCACGCGTAGGTACCGGCGGTCCCGGGTACACCCTGCCGCCGGAAATCAACCGGCGGCACCTGCGCGGATCGGTCGCCATGGGCCGGCTCGGAGACGCCGTTAACCCGAGGCGCTTGTCAAACGGGAGCCAGTTCTACGTCTGCCTGCAACCAATTCCCGCCCAAGACGGCAAAGACACCGTTTTCGGTGAGGTAGTTGCCGGGCTGGACGCCCTGGATGAGATCAGCCGTCTGCCGGCTGACAGCAATGCGAATCCGGTTGACCCCGTCGTGGTTACGCGCACCTACCTGATCGATCGGAGCCGCTTGGGTGGCCCTCCCGTCCGGTCGCAAACCCGTCGTTGACGGCGATGATGGCGACGGCAGCGCCCCGCCAAATGCCGGACGCACCCGCGAATCGGTGCCGGAAATTAAGTTCGGTGCTCGCGGTGTGAGAAGATTTTTGACCCGTCCGGTGAGGCTCTCCCGTGCGTGAGTAAGGGTGGGCATGGGCGGAATACCGCGCCCGCGTTTCCCACCCTTTATGAGAGCCCCTGTTTTTAACGGCGCCGGTTTTTTTCTGAAATCTGACCGGACGTAAAATGGACTACCCTGATTTCAGCCTGACAAACCGGGTCGCCCTGGTTACCGGAGCCAGTCACGGCATCGGCTTCGGCCTGGCCAAGGCGCTGGCTCATGCCGGCGCGACGGTGGCGGTGGCGGCTCGCTCGGCCTCCGACCTTGAAAACTTGACGGACGAAATCCGCGCGGAGGGCGGCAAAGCGCAGGCGTTTTCGCTCGACGTCCGGAAAATCGACCAGGTGCACGGGTGCATCCGCTCGGTCCACGAGTCACTGGGTGGCTTGGACGTCCTGGTCAACAACGCCGGACTCGGGGCCAACCATCCGGCCGTCGACGTCACCGAGTCCGACTGGGATGAAATGATGGCGGTTAATCTCAAAGGCCTCTTTTTTTGCTGTCAGGCAGCGGGACGGATCATGCTCCGGCAGGGATTCGGCCGCATCATCAACCTGAGTTCGCAGGCAAGCGTCGTCGGCATCCGTGACCATGCGGTTTATTGCGCCTCAAAAGGGGGTGTAAACCAGTTGACCCGGGTACTCGCGCTGGAATGGTCCGCCGCGGGCGTGACGGTGAATGCCGTGGCTCCTACCTTTATCTATACACCCGGAACCGCCGAACGGCTCGACAACCCGGCTTATCGTCAGGGGGTGATTAACCGTCTGCCGATCGGACGCGTGGGTACGATCGCGGACGTTGCTGCGGCGGTGATTTATCTCGCCTCACCCGCTGGTTCATTGGTGACGGGCACGGTCCTGATGGTCGACGGCGGTTGGACCGCCCAATAATAGGGCTATAGGGCTGAACCGTCGCCCTGAAAACGGGAAAAAAGGACGCAGCGGGCCCTGGTTCTTTCCCGAATGAGGCCCTCGCCTCCCCCCCGGCGACGGCACAAACGGATTTGCAGCAGGCTTCTTCCTCAAACCAACAAGAAAGCAAACACATGACGGCAAAACTTACTGGAAAAGTCGCATTGATCACCGGGGCAAGCGCGGGCATCGGGCAGGCCTGCGCGCGGCTCCTGGCGCAGGAGGGAGCACGGCTTGTCCTCACGGCGCGACGTCAGGAACGGCTCGATGAACTTAAACGGGAAGCAGAGAAAGCCGGCACCCAGGCCATCAGCGTCATCGGCGACGCGCGGGAGGAGAGCACGGCGATAAAAACGGTCGAAGCTGCCACCCAGGCTTTCGGGAGGGTTGACATCCTCGTCAACAACACCGGCGCGGGCAATTACAAGAACCTGATCGATACGAGCGCCAAAGAGTACGATGACCTGATGGACACCAACGTTCGCTCAACGTTTCTGTTCACCCGGCACACCGTCCCGGTGATGCTCAAGCAGAAAGAGGGCACCATCCTGATGATCTCATCGATGGCCGGCATTTACGGGTTTGCGGGCGAAGCGGTCTACTGCGCCACGAAGTTTGCCCAGGTCGGCTTCGCCCAGGCGCTCGACAAAGAACTTCGCACCCAGGGAATCAAGGTCGGCGTGATCTGTCCCGGCGGGGTTAAGACGGAATTTGCCCTCGGCCTGGGTCGCACCGAGGAGGGCGTCAGCAAGTCGAATATGCTCGATCCGGAAGACGTGGCGGGCGCGGTTCTGCTGGCGTGTACTCAGGCGCCGCACTCGAGGATCATCGAAATTCAGATGCGGACCATGGCGGAACCGCTCGCCTGACGGCAGGCTGCGCGCTCGCGCTTCCAGGGAAGGACGGTCATGCCCCGCCGCCCGGCCTTCCCTCGCAGCGCGTCTCGAGAACCTCAGCAGACTTCATGGACCGCACGCGCGTCCGTATCGACGCGGGTAATGTCCTCCGGTCTGAATACCTCGATGGAATGCGCGCTGGTCTCAATGATGAGATGCCCATGCGGGCTCACCCAGGCATGCTGCCGCGTCGGCACATGAATGTAACGTCCGCCGGAGAGGTGAATGGTGAACGCGCGCCAGTCGGCACCCGAAAGTAATTGTCTGATCTGCTCGAGCATAAGGTCCAGGGATGCGGGAATTCGACGGATAATCCCGTCGTCTTTCCGGGAACATATAGCGTAGCGCGGACCGGAGGCCAGCGCGGAGTGATCCCCGATTTACGCCGGCCGGCCGTGGGGCGCAACGTAGGAGTTCACACGGTCACACGGCGGCCACAGCGATGGGGCGGGCACAACGGAAGAGTTCACACGGCGAACACGGCGAGAAGATTAAATCATCCGCAGAACACGCAGAAGAACGCAGAAAAGAGAAAACATCCACAGATTACACAGATTGACACAGATTAAGGGGCCCCGGCGGCAACTCCAAGGTTGACACTCGCACCCACCCTCTACAATGCCACTCCGAACTCCGAACTCCGAACTCCGAACTCCGAACTCCGAACTCCGAACTCCGAACTCCGAACTCTTCCCCCCTTCTTCCCGCCGTGGTCGCCGTGGCCCGCCGTGTTCGCCGTGTGAACTCTTCCGTTGTGCCCGCCCTCCTCACTGTGCCCGCCGTGTGACCGTGTGAACTCTTACGTCGTGCCCGCCCAACCCCGCCGCGCCCGCCGTGTGACCGAACTCCGAACTCCGAACCCCGAACTCGACACCCGTTACTCAGGGCGACTCCTGGCCGGCGTACTCTGTGGTCTGCTGGATCAGCTTGGCGACCAGGGCCGTCCAACCGGTCTGGTGAGATGCCCCCAGACCGGCGCCGTTGTCGCCGTGGAAGTATTCGAAGAAAAGGATCAGATCCCGCCACTCGGGATCCTGCTGGAATTTTTGAGTACCTCCGTAGACGGGGCGCGTACCGTCCGGCCGCCGCGTGAACAAGGAGATCAACCTGCGGCCGAGTTCCTGGGATACCTCCCAAAGCGTCATGAACTTCCCGGAACGAGTCGGACATTCGACCTTAAAATCGTCGCCGTAATAACGGTGGTACTTTTGGAGCGATTCGATCAGAAGGAAGTTGATCGGGAACCAGACGGGGCCGCGCCAGTTCGAATTTCCGCCGAACAGCGGAATGACCGATTCGGCCGGTGCGTAACTTAAAGTGTAGGTGCTTCCGTTGATCCGGACCTCGGCGGGCTGATCCCGATGGTATTGCGACACGGACCGGATGCCGTGCGGGCTCAAGAATTCGTTCTCGTCGAGCATGTACTGCAAAAGCCGCCGGAGCTTATCCTGGTTTACCAGGGAGAAGAGCAGAAACCCCTCGGGCGAAGCCTCCAGGGTAGCGGCTGCCGGCCCTTCCGGATCGCCGGCGACGGCCGCGGCCCCTGTCGCTGCGGTCTCAGGCACCGGTTTAATCGGCGACACCCGGTTCATCAGTTCCGGGTACTGGCCGAGAAACCATTTTAGCCGCTCTTGGAACTCCTGCCCTTCCTGTCCTTGCAGGGCAGCCGCGGACACGGTCTCGACGGCAAAGATCGGCATGAGGCCCTCGAGAGTTCGTGCCCTCACCTCCTGAAATGACCCGGCCGATGAACGAATCACGTCGTAGTAGAAGCCGTCCGTATCGTCCCAGAGGTCGGCGTATTCATCCGGCAATGATCGCGCGTGGTTGAGAGAATCGGCGATGTAAACGAAATGCTGCAAAAACTTGGCGGCCAAATGGTCGTACCTGTGATCCGACCCAGCCAGCTCCAGGGCGACCTTGATCATGATCAGACTGAATTGGCCCATCCAGCTGGATGCATCCACCTGATAGATGGTCGAGCCCGCCG
This genomic stretch from Verrucomicrobiota bacterium harbors:
- a CDS encoding SDR family oxidoreductase: MTAKLTGKVALITGASAGIGQACARLLAQEGARLVLTARRQERLDELKREAEKAGTQAISVIGDAREESTAIKTVEAATQAFGRVDILVNNTGAGNYKNLIDTSAKEYDDLMDTNVRSTFLFTRHTVPVMLKQKEGTILMISSMAGIYGFAGEAVYCATKFAQVGFAQALDKELRTQGIKVGVICPGGVKTEFALGLGRTEEGVSKSNMLDPEDVAGAVLLACTQAPHSRIIEIQMRTMAEPLA
- a CDS encoding XdhC family protein; amino-acid sequence: MSWTELDSILALYEAGPGPFCLATLVRISGSSYRQAGARILVNDSGGTAGSLSPGCIEGEVANRGIAVLQTGQSERLKFDLRSLFGCDGQIEVVLERVVKPSSLVERLQECRRERKPLLTVMRGLDGPDAGLRTEISSAPVSMEASGFAQVLLPPVRLVLVGDRPDLQPLVRLAGFLHWEVVVMTDPASLPAGDPQAGCVVMSHRLGADLVALKTALERSRASSRGYGYLALVGGKQRRERLFHELLDDGVDPEELRHVHCPAGLDIGAEAPEEIALAIVAEAQSVLAGRGAGFLKHRPSAIHPAEEPKSSRGWR
- a CDS encoding peptidylprolyl isomerase produces the protein MMRAFAFVIFLCFSSLIAAMADEVAVFDVQWGRKRDRQTRSFAFAFFDKQASYTVYNFKRLVAGNFYVKTTIHRVIPNYLVQGGDPLSKGKDRSRVGTGGPGYTLPPEINRRHLRGSVAMGRLGDAVNPRRLSNGSQFYVCLQPIPAQDGKDTVFGEVVAGLDALDEISRLPADSNANPVDPVVVTRTYLIDRSRLGGPPVRSQTRR
- a CDS encoding xanthine dehydrogenase family protein molybdopterin-binding subunit; the protein is MNYQVLGKPQDRVDGRQKVTGTALYTGDRHPENLAFGYLVTSSVAKGSIRAMDTAQAERAPGVAAVFTPFRPVKLYAPLDRSEGAIAGDDYPPLQDRNVRYYGQIIGLVVADSFEQARDAAALIRTQYDQAKPVLAWEEALPHAFAPKSVDEEGATATVLAPGVTNIDEVIRQAPVSVEVTYREPINHHNPMEPHATTAIWEGDSLEVYEATQGIISHQQNVAAVLGIDENRVRVICPFVGGGFGCKGSMWMHSPLTAAAARELKRPVKTVLTRAQMFTLVGHRPALVQQVALAAAPDGALQAIKHDVQSTISNSKVFIEAAAHRTSRFLYKSPNIQVSQKLVPLDVGPPTFMRAPGVAPGMFALECAMDELAVKLDLDPVELRMRNYAEVYPGKNVPWSSKNLAECYRIGADKFGWNQRGSQPGTRQEGEWLRGMGMASALYGAHRSGASAKVRLLADGTAEVSSATQDLGTGTWTVLAMVGAEYLGLPVDRVRPALGDSIFPPAPVSGGSQTVASVGTAVRKAAESAVQKVIRLAVSNARSPLHGVPPEKVSYDAGYLSADNRRVSFADVLNAVDRGAVEAVERADGLSNEDKYVYHSFGAQFCEVKVNRYTAEVRVQRVTTVMDIGTVINAKTARSQVIGGVVFGIGLALLEQSLLEPASGRFSNANISEYLVATNADVPYIDVTFVDKPDLIFSPVGARGVGEIGIAGLPAAIANAVYNATGKRVREFPITPEKLLLGERGAPQISSI
- a CDS encoding nucleotidyltransferase family protein, which translates into the protein MAGVEAILLAAGQSARFGGPKLLAQLDREPLLRRQVDELLSAPVERLLVVIGAFAREYRACLPINTRVEIIEHAGWAAGLGSSIAAGFRQLAPGTNGALIVLADQPALRAGLITEMIGRFDGEPDAVVACRYAGVLGPPTLFGRAWFPALGGLRGEEGARRILKEAGPQVRIIDWPEGAFDLDTPEDWERWASSG
- a CDS encoding (2Fe-2S)-binding protein, producing the protein MPHDVSSGSDRPGTEATPGPSRRQFITQLAALSATLGVTLPLARQAQADPPTPVQPQPQTKEVPDQLVDLRLRVNGSPVHWLVDPRVTLLDTLRDRLHLTGTKKGCDHGACGACTVHVNGQRVLSCLTLAAMVNGKDVTTIEGLAHGDELHPVQAAFIACDGFQCGYCTPGQIMSAAACIKEGHTGSDDEIREFMSGNLCRCGAYPNIVDAIKVAARQVKEGA
- a CDS encoding folate-binding protein YgfZ, which gives rise to MMNYVDLSGRAKFWMTGSDRLRYLNGQLTNDLNALVLGQAMYAFALTAKGKLAGDLYLRAVNDAFLIDAPAELRDSLLARLERYVVADDVAIEDVTEQFYLWHFLEPLAPAETPSGVIRNESSRFRRAGTDLFFAAEPAVPAGVEPAEPLGAAEAETLRVEAAMPKWGHELDENVLPQELGLDELAISYTKGCYLGQEVVSRIKSVGHVNRRLVKLRPLEGPALRPGLALTAAGQPAPAAGSVTSVAPLPVGGQVYALGFARRTLAEPGNRLGVVDPATSGLIGTVEVCSLGVTRANP
- a CDS encoding xanthine dehydrogenase family protein subunit M → MRPFRFTAVTSFEQLGQRSPQSSYLAGGTTLVDLMKLEVMTPDELIAIDQLPLRGVGEDADGLRIGALETMSAVAAHPAVVSGYEAISQALLQSASPQLRNMATIGGNLLQRTRCSYFRDTNSACNKRVPGSGCPAINGENRMLAILGTSSSCIATNPSDLAVALVALDAQVHLRGQGRTRTVALRDFYLEPGDRPDRENVLEPGELITEVTVPRPPVGAKTGYVKVRDRASYEFALTSAAVVLSMDGDRVRKAEVAVGGVGTRPWLLPNVGAALNGRTLDRPSLEAAAALAANGAKRYSDNGFKVELMQRTVIRAFSQLGGLV
- a CDS encoding SDR family oxidoreductase, giving the protein MDYPDFSLTNRVALVTGASHGIGFGLAKALAHAGATVAVAARSASDLENLTDEIRAEGGKAQAFSLDVRKIDQVHGCIRSVHESLGGLDVLVNNAGLGANHPAVDVTESDWDEMMAVNLKGLFFCCQAAGRIMLRQGFGRIINLSSQASVVGIRDHAVYCASKGGVNQLTRVLALEWSAAGVTVNAVAPTFIYTPGTAERLDNPAYRQGVINRLPIGRVGTIADVAAAVIYLASPAGSLVTGTVLMVDGGWTAQ